A genomic window from Rhodococcus sp. KBS0724 includes:
- a CDS encoding YhgE/Pip domain-containing protein — protein MLAGMSLGTELKRFSRGVMPRIALVTIILMPLLYGAMYLWAFWNPFGEVNKVPVALVNIDRGAMVQGKELNAGDQVSQALLDSGELDLHVVSPAEAAQGVSDGTYYFSLTLPENFSEAVASPTSDNPHKAQLQFTFNDVNNYLATIIGQNAAQQVLNQVGATIGAQSVETVLLGLTDAGAGLKQAADGAQELSAGMTTANDGAAQLASGSKTLADNMVTARDGAATLAGGTAQLSAGIDTATGGILALTDGLGQLDVGAGQLGNGATELSGGVTQVVDTLNVLGDTQAQATQLVSQAVAALRLNPDPVSQQIANALVPAQDMLRTQGFGESTMGQLAELKSGAQQLAYQLGDPSSTFRAGLSAAVDGGGELRSGLVQLRDGGQEVNAGAQTLSSGLVQLTDGSIELSTGAAQLAEGTPKLQAGASELATKLSEGSGQVPSWTDEQRTAAAQTLSSPVELQETYKNRAATFGTGFAPFFLPLALFVGGIITWMLLKPLQNRPIANGLGALRVVLASYWPALLIGVCQVIVMYVVVHFGVGLHATHVAGTIGFLILITGTYMALIQAFNAIFGVSVGRVVTLAFLMLQLVSAGGIYPVETTAKPFQIIHPFDPMTYAVNGLRQLTVGGIDSRLWVSIAVLSGVLIASLTASSLAARRNRQWTMDRLHPPIEV, from the coding sequence ATGCTTGCAGGAATGTCACTCGGAACCGAACTCAAGCGGTTCTCCCGGGGAGTCATGCCCCGAATCGCACTCGTCACCATCATCCTCATGCCACTGCTGTACGGCGCAATGTACTTGTGGGCGTTCTGGAATCCGTTCGGTGAGGTTAACAAGGTTCCGGTCGCACTGGTCAACATCGATCGCGGCGCCATGGTTCAAGGGAAAGAACTCAACGCCGGTGACCAGGTGAGCCAAGCTCTCCTCGACTCCGGCGAGCTGGACCTGCACGTCGTCTCCCCGGCCGAAGCAGCGCAGGGCGTTTCGGACGGCACGTACTACTTCTCGTTGACATTGCCCGAGAATTTCAGTGAAGCGGTTGCATCGCCCACGTCCGACAATCCACATAAAGCCCAGTTGCAGTTCACGTTCAACGACGTGAACAACTACCTGGCCACCATCATCGGCCAAAATGCCGCCCAACAGGTCCTCAACCAGGTGGGTGCCACAATCGGCGCACAATCCGTCGAGACGGTCCTGCTGGGGCTCACCGACGCGGGTGCCGGGTTGAAGCAGGCCGCTGACGGCGCGCAGGAACTTTCCGCCGGAATGACAACGGCAAACGACGGCGCAGCCCAACTTGCCAGTGGCTCCAAAACTTTGGCGGACAACATGGTGACCGCCCGTGACGGCGCCGCCACTCTCGCCGGTGGCACAGCCCAACTCTCGGCGGGAATCGACACCGCCACCGGTGGCATTCTGGCTCTCACCGACGGATTGGGGCAACTCGATGTGGGCGCCGGTCAACTGGGCAACGGCGCCACAGAACTCAGTGGCGGTGTCACCCAAGTTGTCGACACCCTCAACGTCCTGGGCGACACCCAAGCTCAGGCAACACAGTTGGTGAGCCAAGCTGTGGCGGCACTGCGTCTGAACCCCGACCCCGTCTCCCAGCAGATCGCCAACGCATTGGTACCCGCCCAGGACATGCTCCGCACTCAAGGCTTCGGCGAGTCCACCATGGGGCAACTGGCCGAACTCAAGAGCGGCGCGCAGCAACTCGCGTATCAACTCGGGGACCCGTCGAGCACCTTCCGCGCCGGCCTGAGCGCCGCAGTCGACGGAGGCGGCGAGCTGCGCAGCGGACTCGTCCAATTGCGCGACGGCGGCCAGGAGGTCAACGCCGGAGCTCAAACGCTGAGCAGTGGCCTCGTCCAGCTCACCGACGGCAGCATCGAACTCTCCACCGGCGCCGCTCAACTCGCCGAGGGAACCCCCAAGTTGCAAGCCGGCGCGTCCGAACTCGCCACAAAACTCAGCGAGGGCTCCGGGCAGGTGCCGAGCTGGACCGACGAGCAGCGCACGGCAGCAGCGCAAACACTCTCCAGCCCGGTCGAACTACAGGAAACCTACAAAAACCGAGCGGCTACCTTCGGCACCGGTTTTGCTCCGTTCTTCCTTCCCCTTGCACTGTTCGTGGGCGGCATCATCACGTGGATGCTGCTCAAGCCGTTGCAGAACCGTCCGATCGCCAACGGACTCGGCGCACTGCGCGTTGTCCTGGCGTCGTACTGGCCGGCACTGCTGATCGGCGTCTGCCAGGTGATCGTCATGTACGTGGTAGTGCACTTCGGGGTGGGGCTGCATGCCACGCATGTCGCGGGCACCATCGGATTCCTCATACTCATCACGGGCACCTACATGGCTCTGATCCAAGCCTTCAACGCGATATTCGGCGTGTCCGTCGGACGTGTTGTCACCCTGGCGTTCCTGATGTTGCAACTGGTCTCGGCCGGCGGAATCTATCCCGTGGAAACCACAGCCAAACCCTTCCAGATCATTCATCCCTTCGACCCGATGACCTACGCCGTCAACGGTTTGCGCCAGCTCACGGTGGGCGGGATCGACTCGAGACTCTGGGTGTCCATCGCGGTACTCAGCGGTGTGCTGATCGCATCACTGACCGCCAGTTCACTTGCTGCCCGACGTAATCGGCAGTGGACGATGGACAGATTGCATCCCCCGATCGAGGTGTAA
- a CDS encoding MaoC/PaaZ C-terminal domain-containing protein, with amino-acid sequence MATKTVALTEQPKTLDIYSRAVLGLLPWNKSDSRSVPQQRLTLTGLTVDTDNLAAYCRVTGLRFGDSLPITYPFTLAFPTVMKLMVSKEFPFPAVGSVHAENVIESLRPISVSEPLDLSVHAENLREHRKGLLIDVITEIRVGRELVWRQTSSFLNQQKTSLSGEARPEPKADEVPPMPMTTIRVDQTTISKYASISGDRNPIHVSSLGAKAFGFPKTIAHGMWSAAALLRTVEGDVADKVTYSVRFGKPILLPATLNAYADRVDNGWDLSLLHPKKGYPHVTATLR; translated from the coding sequence ATGGCAACCAAGACCGTCGCCCTCACCGAACAACCCAAAACCCTCGACATCTACTCCCGCGCGGTACTGGGGTTGTTGCCGTGGAACAAGTCGGACTCACGCTCGGTACCGCAACAGCGACTCACCCTCACCGGGTTGACGGTCGACACCGACAACCTGGCCGCGTACTGCCGTGTCACCGGCCTGCGATTCGGTGATTCACTGCCGATCACCTACCCATTCACGTTGGCATTCCCGACAGTGATGAAACTGATGGTGTCGAAGGAATTTCCCTTCCCCGCAGTCGGTTCCGTACACGCCGAGAACGTCATCGAATCACTGCGCCCCATCTCCGTGAGCGAACCGCTCGACCTCTCGGTGCACGCCGAGAACCTGCGCGAGCACCGCAAGGGCCTGCTGATCGACGTGATCACCGAAATTCGGGTGGGACGGGAACTGGTGTGGCGCCAGACGTCGTCGTTCCTCAATCAGCAGAAGACCTCACTGTCCGGCGAAGCCCGACCGGAACCAAAGGCCGACGAGGTTCCGCCGATGCCGATGACCACCATCCGCGTCGATCAGACCACGATCAGCAAGTACGCATCCATCTCCGGGGACCGCAACCCCATCCACGTCTCATCTCTGGGCGCCAAGGCATTCGGATTCCCGAAGACCATCGCTCACGGAATGTGGAGTGCCGCCGCACTGTTGCGGACCGTCGAAGGCGATGTGGCCGACAAGGTCACGTACAGCGTGCGATTCGGCAAGCCGATTCTTCTCCCGGCAACCCTGAACGCCTACGCCGATCGCGTCGACAACGGTTGGGATCTGTCGCTACTGCACCCGAAGAAGGGCTACCCGCACGTCACAGCGACGCTGCGCTGA
- a CDS encoding 3-oxoacyl-ACP reductase produces the protein MAASKGAPDLYSQFLSSAPGAFIASKAGLPRPENLRRYKAGEPPLAGPVLIGGKGRLVEPLRVLLSDYPAAQAHDSSFGALVFDATGITQVTELEQLFEFFQPVIRNLASCARVVVLGTTPEETSSVDEHVAQRALEGFTRSVGKEIKRGSTAQLVYVSPKASTGLSGVESTLRFLLSAKSAFVDGQVIVVGNEDSVAPASWDKPLDGKVAVVTGAARGIGATIAEVLARDGAHVVCADIPAAGEALSATANKVGGTSLALDVTADDAAEVLAAHLLERHGGADIIVHNAGITRDKTLANMDEGRWNMVIGVNLLAPQKITEHLVAKGALKEGGRVVDVSSIAGIAGNRGQTNYGTSKAGVIGLVHAEAPVLAKKNITINAVAPGFIETAMTAAIPFATREAGRRMSSLLQGGETVDVAETVAYFASPASNAVTGQVVRVCGQSLLGA, from the coding sequence GTGGCAGCCAGCAAGGGAGCTCCCGACCTCTATTCACAGTTCCTCTCGTCCGCCCCCGGCGCATTCATCGCGTCGAAGGCCGGCCTGCCCAGGCCCGAGAACCTGCGCCGCTACAAAGCCGGGGAACCGCCGTTGGCCGGGCCGGTCCTCATCGGCGGTAAAGGCCGACTCGTAGAACCACTGCGCGTCCTACTCTCCGACTACCCCGCCGCGCAGGCCCACGATTCCAGCTTCGGCGCGCTGGTATTCGACGCCACGGGAATCACCCAGGTCACCGAGCTCGAGCAGCTGTTCGAGTTCTTCCAGCCCGTGATCCGCAACCTCGCATCGTGCGCTCGCGTCGTCGTCCTGGGCACGACGCCGGAAGAGACGTCGAGCGTCGACGAGCACGTCGCGCAGCGCGCCCTCGAAGGCTTCACCCGCAGTGTCGGCAAGGAGATCAAGCGCGGCTCCACCGCTCAGCTCGTCTACGTCTCCCCCAAGGCATCCACCGGCCTTTCGGGCGTCGAATCGACTCTGCGCTTTCTGCTTTCGGCCAAGTCCGCATTTGTCGACGGCCAGGTCATCGTCGTCGGAAATGAAGATTCCGTTGCTCCGGCCAGCTGGGACAAGCCGCTCGACGGCAAGGTAGCTGTCGTCACCGGCGCAGCCCGCGGCATCGGCGCCACCATCGCCGAGGTCCTCGCCCGCGACGGCGCACACGTAGTCTGCGCTGACATTCCCGCTGCCGGAGAAGCACTTTCGGCCACCGCCAACAAGGTCGGCGGAACCTCCCTCGCACTCGACGTCACGGCAGACGACGCAGCCGAGGTCCTCGCGGCACATCTGCTCGAGCGCCACGGCGGCGCCGACATCATCGTCCACAACGCCGGAATCACCCGCGACAAAACACTCGCCAACATGGACGAAGGCCGCTGGAACATGGTCATCGGCGTCAATCTTCTTGCACCGCAAAAGATCACCGAGCATCTCGTCGCGAAGGGCGCCCTCAAGGAAGGCGGCCGCGTCGTCGACGTGTCCTCCATCGCCGGCATCGCCGGCAACCGCGGCCAGACAAACTACGGCACCTCCAAGGCCGGCGTCATCGGCCTCGTCCACGCCGAAGCTCCGGTCCTGGCAAAGAAGAACATCACCATCAACGCCGTGGCACCCGGCTTCATCGAAACCGCCATGACCGCAGCCATCCCCTTCGCTACCCGCGAAGCCGGCCGCCGCATGAGCTCCCTGTTGCAGGGCGGCGAAACCGTCGACGTCGCCGAGACAGTCGCCTACTTCGCCAGCCCGGCGTCCAATGCCGTTACGGGACAGGTTGTTCGCGTGTGCGGCCAGAGCCTCCTGGGCGCATGA
- a CDS encoding VanW family protein, with protein sequence MQQSRSMRQGVKRVSDADGSPPEKNNGVDGSEAPDNSVPVSEGSAQDQAAPEESTLDGPAPDESANEITTVIPVVPAVPTDTDPSDTEVPAGAAEPTQQFEPVLPAVAPEPLAVDQPSASKKWVKPALIVGGILAVGVLAYGVDVFASSGNTPRGTQVAGIDIGNRSPADAETVLRAELGPRLVEPVTVSADDVESEIVPASAGIDVDWSATLAGVNEQPLNPITRITSFFSSREVPVVSSVDQAALDASMTVVAATSDRAPVEGAVVISGGEASGVSPVVGRALDLPGAAATFVDEWSSGDVVDLPVDDTPVTVTQAGVDRALQDVAQPAVSGEVVVNGRDGKEATIGVDQIGEILTFAPDGSGGLTPQYNTDAAVRILAPQLVSTEVQPKDASITLAGGAPTVVPGVVGDLINWPETVKELPVLLTSTGSRATPAVYGPVPPALTTEGAEALGIKEVIGEYTTGGFEYASGVNIALAASVLNGAIVEPGETFSFNEFTGPRGAAQGYVESGIINNGRPDKAVGGGISQLATTLYNATYFAGMEDVAHTEHSYYISRYPEAREATIFDGAIDLQFRNPSKTGVMIQTITTSSNVTVRIWGTKTVDVESITGSRTSPTSPNTVVLPKGDGCIASSGAPGFTTSDTRVITDHATGAQVSSDTRTVKYDPVPIVKCE encoded by the coding sequence ATGCAGCAGTCCCGGTCCATGCGACAAGGAGTTAAACGAGTGAGTGACGCAGACGGTTCACCCCCGGAGAAGAACAACGGCGTGGACGGCTCCGAAGCTCCCGACAACTCTGTGCCGGTTTCGGAAGGATCAGCGCAGGACCAAGCAGCTCCAGAGGAATCAACGCTCGACGGGCCGGCGCCGGATGAATCGGCCAACGAGATCACGACAGTCATTCCTGTTGTGCCGGCTGTTCCCACCGATACCGATCCCAGCGACACCGAGGTTCCGGCCGGCGCAGCGGAGCCGACTCAACAATTCGAACCGGTTCTTCCGGCGGTAGCGCCCGAGCCTCTGGCCGTTGATCAGCCGTCGGCGTCGAAGAAGTGGGTCAAGCCCGCGCTGATCGTCGGCGGGATTCTTGCGGTGGGAGTTCTTGCCTACGGGGTGGATGTGTTCGCATCGTCCGGAAACACGCCACGGGGCACTCAGGTCGCCGGCATCGACATCGGTAACCGATCGCCGGCCGACGCGGAAACAGTTCTGCGCGCGGAGTTGGGCCCGAGGCTTGTCGAGCCCGTTACGGTGAGCGCGGACGATGTGGAGTCCGAGATCGTTCCCGCATCGGCCGGCATCGACGTGGACTGGTCGGCAACGTTGGCGGGTGTGAATGAGCAACCGCTCAATCCGATCACGCGGATCACCTCGTTCTTCAGCTCGCGTGAGGTGCCGGTGGTGTCGAGCGTCGATCAGGCGGCATTGGACGCATCGATGACGGTTGTCGCGGCCACCAGTGATCGTGCGCCGGTCGAAGGTGCTGTTGTCATTTCCGGTGGTGAAGCGTCGGGTGTGTCGCCGGTGGTGGGCCGCGCCCTCGATCTGCCCGGTGCGGCAGCAACATTCGTTGACGAGTGGTCCTCGGGTGACGTGGTGGACCTACCGGTGGACGACACCCCCGTGACGGTGACGCAGGCCGGTGTCGATCGCGCGCTGCAGGACGTGGCTCAGCCGGCTGTGTCCGGTGAGGTTGTGGTCAACGGGCGTGACGGTAAGGAAGCGACCATCGGCGTCGACCAGATCGGCGAGATTCTGACGTTTGCTCCCGACGGTTCGGGTGGATTGACGCCGCAGTACAACACCGACGCCGCGGTGCGGATCCTGGCTCCGCAATTGGTGTCGACGGAGGTTCAGCCGAAGGACGCGTCGATCACGCTGGCCGGCGGCGCGCCGACTGTGGTGCCGGGTGTGGTCGGTGACCTGATCAATTGGCCGGAAACAGTGAAGGAACTGCCGGTTCTGCTCACCAGCACTGGCTCTCGGGCAACTCCGGCTGTGTACGGTCCGGTTCCGCCGGCACTTACCACCGAGGGCGCAGAGGCGCTCGGCATCAAGGAAGTGATCGGTGAGTACACCACCGGCGGCTTCGAGTACGCGTCCGGTGTGAACATTGCCTTGGCGGCATCGGTGCTCAACGGTGCGATCGTCGAACCGGGAGAAACGTTCTCGTTCAACGAGTTCACCGGACCGCGCGGCGCTGCCCAGGGGTACGTGGAATCGGGAATCATCAACAACGGCCGACCGGACAAAGCCGTCGGCGGCGGCATCAGCCAGCTGGCGACAACGCTCTACAACGCAACGTATTTCGCCGGGATGGAAGACGTCGCGCACACCGAGCACAGCTATTACATCTCGCGGTACCCGGAGGCCCGTGAGGCCACGATCTTCGACGGCGCGATCGATTTGCAGTTCCGTAATCCGTCGAAGACCGGTGTGATGATTCAAACGATCACGACGTCATCGAATGTGACAGTGAGGATCTGGGGTACGAAGACCGTCGACGTGGAGTCGATCACCGGATCGCGTACGTCTCCCACATCGCCGAACACGGTGGTCCTGCCCAAGGGCGACGGGTGTATTGCGTCCAGTGGCGCGCCCGGCTTCACAACGAGTGATACTCGTGTGATCACCGACCACGCCACCGGCGCCCAGGTTTCTTCGGATACTCGCACCGTGAAATACGATCCGGTTCCGATCGTGAAGTGCGAGTAG
- a CDS encoding helix-turn-helix transcriptional regulator: MPERAGDNRVREHRRSVGLTQAQLAAAGQVSRQSIVSIERGDYAPSVYLAVRLARALGTTVETLFPLPEHAEETV, from the coding sequence ATGCCCGAAAGAGCCGGAGACAACCGAGTGCGTGAGCACCGACGCAGCGTCGGGCTCACGCAGGCGCAGCTGGCCGCAGCTGGGCAGGTGAGTCGACAGAGCATTGTCTCCATCGAACGCGGTGACTACGCACCCAGCGTTTACCTGGCGGTGCGCCTGGCAAGAGCCCTGGGCACCACCGTCGAAACGCTCTTCCCGCTACCGGAACATGCCGAGGAGACAGTATGA
- a CDS encoding TetR/AcrR family transcriptional regulator, producing the protein MAGGTKRLPRAVREQQMLDAAVDVFSDRGFHETSMDAIAAKAEISKPMLYLYYGSKEELFAACIHREGLRFVEALAPAGAPDLTPREQLRAALEGFLGFVGANRKSWMVLYRQAVGQQAFAGTVQTSRDRLIELTAHLLESSTKDPDASHDFGIIAIALVGAGEAVADRVAGGEIEVDEAADLLESLAWRGLSGKKKSE; encoded by the coding sequence ATGGCCGGTGGCACGAAGAGACTGCCCCGCGCGGTACGCGAGCAGCAGATGCTCGACGCGGCCGTGGACGTGTTCTCCGACAGGGGATTTCACGAAACCTCGATGGATGCCATTGCAGCGAAGGCAGAGATTTCCAAGCCGATGCTGTACCTGTACTACGGCTCCAAGGAAGAGCTGTTTGCCGCGTGCATCCATCGTGAAGGTCTGCGTTTTGTCGAAGCCCTGGCTCCGGCCGGTGCACCGGATCTGACGCCGCGTGAGCAATTGCGTGCCGCGCTCGAAGGTTTCCTCGGATTTGTGGGCGCTAACCGCAAGTCGTGGATGGTCCTCTACCGTCAGGCCGTCGGGCAGCAGGCTTTTGCGGGCACCGTGCAGACCAGCCGCGACCGATTGATCGAACTGACAGCGCACCTCCTCGAGTCCAGTACCAAGGATCCGGATGCGTCTCACGACTTCGGGATCATCGCTATCGCCTTGGTCGGTGCGGGTGAGGCTGTGGCCGACCGCGTTGCCGGCGGAGAAATCGAAGTGGACGAGGCAGCGGATCTCCTCGAGTCCTTGGCGTGGCGCGGATTGTCGGGCAAGAAGAAGTCCGAATAG
- a CDS encoding glycoside hydrolase family 3 N-terminal domain-containing protein, protein MRIKFVKTATTLALCGGLVAGCSGDGGDVAAPSTSAAASVTTDITTTSETSAALPAPAVCGSDLLASLSTRAKLAQLLNVGVTGTDDAMAIVASEQIGGIFVGSWTDQSMLTNREVPQVASASKIPLMVTIDEEGGRVSRVEDILGPDPSARETAETMTVEQTYQMALERGRGLKDLGITVNYAPDVDVSSQPDNSVIGDRSYSDDPATVIAYAGAYAQGMRDAGIFPVIKHFPGHGSASGDSHTGAVTTPPLEDLMNSDLVPFRELVNTGVGVMIGHLEVPGLTEPGVPASISPAAVSLLRDGVGYGAAPFTGPIFTDDLSGMQAITDRYDIADAVQAALVAGVDQALWLTTDDVPRVLDQLEGAVASGALPQARVDQAVVTVAQAKGAITC, encoded by the coding sequence ATGCGGATCAAGTTTGTGAAAACGGCAACCACTCTTGCCCTGTGCGGCGGATTGGTAGCGGGATGCTCGGGCGACGGCGGGGACGTGGCAGCGCCATCGACGTCTGCTGCGGCGAGTGTCACGACCGACATCACGACGACATCGGAGACGTCCGCAGCCCTCCCCGCACCTGCCGTGTGCGGCAGCGACCTCCTGGCGTCGTTGTCCACGAGGGCGAAGCTTGCCCAACTCCTCAACGTTGGCGTGACCGGTACCGACGACGCGATGGCGATAGTTGCGAGCGAGCAGATCGGCGGCATCTTCGTCGGCAGCTGGACCGATCAGTCGATGCTGACCAATCGTGAAGTGCCGCAGGTTGCTTCGGCGTCGAAAATTCCGTTGATGGTGACGATTGACGAGGAAGGCGGCCGGGTGTCCCGCGTCGAGGACATTCTTGGACCCGATCCGTCGGCGCGTGAGACTGCCGAGACGATGACAGTGGAACAGACGTACCAGATGGCGCTCGAGCGTGGCCGCGGTCTGAAGGATCTCGGCATCACGGTCAACTACGCACCGGACGTCGATGTCAGCTCGCAGCCCGATAATTCGGTAATCGGTGACCGCTCGTACTCGGACGATCCCGCAACGGTGATCGCCTATGCCGGCGCGTACGCCCAAGGAATGCGCGACGCCGGAATCTTCCCGGTGATCAAACATTTTCCCGGACACGGCAGTGCGTCGGGCGATTCGCACACCGGCGCGGTGACGACGCCTCCCTTGGAAGATCTGATGAACTCGGATCTTGTTCCGTTCCGGGAGTTGGTGAACACCGGCGTCGGCGTCATGATCGGCCACCTCGAGGTCCCGGGTCTGACGGAACCGGGTGTCCCGGCAAGTATCAGTCCGGCCGCAGTGTCGCTGCTTCGCGACGGAGTGGGTTACGGCGCAGCGCCGTTCACCGGGCCGATCTTCACCGACGACCTCAGCGGTATGCAGGCGATTACCGACCGTTACGATATTGCCGACGCGGTGCAGGCCGCATTGGTGGCAGGGGTGGACCAGGCTTTGTGGCTCACAACCGATGACGTGCCGCGGGTGCTTGATCAGCTCGAAGGTGCCGTCGCGTCCGGCGCTTTGCCGCAGGCCCGCGTGGATCAGGCTGTAGTGACGGTCGCGCAGGCGAAGGGCGCCATTACCTGCTGA
- a CDS encoding acetyl-CoA C-acetyltransferase yields the protein MTSKARSNARSAANATSAAKPAGQRRRVAIVGGNRIPFARSDKAYAQASNQDMFTATLDGLVSRFNLQGEQLGLVVGGAVLKHSRDFNLIRESVLGSALSPYTPAYDLQQACGTGLQSIVAVGDAISAGRIDSGIGGGTDTTSDAPIGVNDQAREFLLSLNRAKSTGDRIKLLGNVRAGMLGLEIPRNGEPRTGKSMGDHAAITAKEFGVKREDQDELAAASHKNMAAAYDRGFFDDLVTPFLGLTRDDNLRPGSTVEKLSTLKPVFGTKLGDATMTAGNSTPLTDGASAVLLSTDEWAAERNLPVLAHLVDSETAAVDYVHGKDGLLMAPTYAIPRLLARNGLTLQDFDYYEIHEAFASVVLATLQAFESDEYCKERLGLDGALGSIDRSKLNVNGSSLAAGHPFAATGGRIVATLAKMLAEKGSGRGLISICAAGGQGVTAIIER from the coding sequence GTGACCAGCAAAGCCCGTTCGAATGCCCGATCCGCAGCCAACGCCACTTCTGCCGCGAAGCCTGCAGGTCAGCGCCGCCGCGTCGCTATCGTCGGTGGTAACCGTATCCCCTTCGCTCGTTCGGACAAGGCGTACGCGCAGGCGTCCAATCAGGACATGTTCACAGCCACGCTCGACGGATTGGTGAGCCGTTTCAATCTGCAGGGCGAGCAACTCGGCCTGGTGGTCGGCGGCGCGGTGCTCAAGCACAGCCGTGATTTCAATCTCATCCGTGAGTCGGTTCTCGGGAGTGCACTGAGCCCGTACACACCGGCGTACGACCTTCAGCAGGCGTGTGGCACCGGGCTTCAGTCGATCGTCGCAGTCGGCGATGCCATCTCGGCCGGGCGGATCGACTCCGGCATCGGCGGCGGAACCGACACCACGTCCGACGCTCCGATCGGCGTCAACGATCAGGCACGCGAGTTCCTGCTCTCGCTCAACCGCGCGAAGTCGACGGGCGATCGCATCAAGCTGCTCGGCAACGTGCGCGCCGGCATGCTCGGTCTCGAGATCCCGCGCAACGGCGAGCCGCGCACCGGTAAGTCGATGGGTGACCACGCTGCGATCACCGCCAAGGAATTCGGCGTCAAGCGCGAGGACCAGGACGAACTGGCCGCCGCCAGCCACAAGAACATGGCAGCGGCATACGACCGCGGATTCTTCGACGACCTCGTCACCCCGTTCCTGGGCCTGACCCGCGACGACAACCTCCGCCCCGGTTCGACCGTCGAGAAGCTGTCGACGCTCAAGCCCGTTTTCGGCACCAAGCTCGGCGACGCCACCATGACGGCCGGTAACTCCACGCCGCTCACCGACGGCGCGTCAGCTGTGCTCCTCTCGACCGACGAGTGGGCAGCCGAGCGCAACCTGCCCGTCCTTGCACACCTCGTCGACTCGGAGACCGCAGCCGTCGATTACGTCCACGGCAAGGACGGCCTGCTGATGGCTCCGACGTACGCGATCCCGCGTCTGTTGGCCCGCAACGGACTCACCTTGCAGGACTTCGACTACTACGAAATCCACGAGGCATTTGCTTCAGTTGTCCTCGCGACGCTGCAGGCTTTCGAGTCCGACGAGTACTGCAAGGAACGCCTGGGCCTGGACGGTGCATTGGGCTCGATCGATCGCAGCAAACTCAACGTCAACGGTTCGTCTTTGGCTGCCGGACACCCGTTTGCTGCGACTGGCGGACGCATTGTGGCGACTCTCGCAAAAATGCTTGCGGAGAAGGGTTCAGGGCGCGGTCTTATCTCGATTTGTGCAGCAGGCGGACAGGGCGTCACTGCAATCATCGAGCGGTAG
- a CDS encoding LLM class F420-dependent oxidoreductase, protein MSTRLGYQMPNFSYGGPVKDLFPTVIAQAREAEAAGFDTAFVMDHFYQLPGIGEPDAPMLEAYSALSGLATATSTIQLSALVTGNTYRNPPMLAKTVTTLDVVSGGRAILGIGAGWFELEHNSFGYEFGTFTERFQKLDEALQIIEPMLRGQRPTFDGTWYHVKDAINEPRVRDDLPILLGGGGEKKTFALAARFADHLNIICDPSELPRKMEALAARCDEVGRDRSTLETSFLTFMMIDEDGDKARAHQRDFMAERGLDITTAPEDVVAKATERHFVGSPDDVAEQVQSRILDHGIDGVVINLITNGNEPGIVDLAGRTLGPLVGKK, encoded by the coding sequence GTGAGCACTCGCCTCGGATACCAAATGCCCAATTTCAGCTACGGTGGCCCGGTCAAGGACCTCTTCCCCACCGTCATCGCGCAAGCTCGTGAAGCCGAAGCCGCCGGTTTCGACACCGCGTTCGTGATGGATCACTTCTACCAACTCCCCGGCATCGGCGAACCCGACGCACCCATGCTCGAGGCGTATTCAGCGCTCTCCGGGCTGGCAACGGCCACCAGCACCATCCAGCTGTCTGCCCTCGTCACCGGCAACACGTACCGAAACCCGCCGATGCTCGCCAAGACCGTCACCACACTGGATGTGGTGAGCGGTGGCCGCGCCATCCTCGGCATCGGAGCAGGCTGGTTCGAACTCGAACACAATTCCTTCGGCTACGAGTTCGGCACCTTCACCGAAAGGTTCCAGAAACTCGACGAGGCTCTGCAGATCATCGAACCGATGCTCCGTGGTCAGCGGCCCACCTTCGACGGCACGTGGTACCACGTCAAGGACGCCATCAACGAACCCCGCGTCCGCGACGACCTGCCGATCCTGCTCGGCGGCGGCGGCGAGAAAAAGACGTTTGCCCTTGCCGCGCGATTCGCGGACCACCTCAACATCATCTGTGATCCGTCCGAACTGCCCCGCAAGATGGAAGCCCTCGCAGCACGATGTGACGAAGTGGGACGCGACCGCTCCACACTCGAAACCAGCTTCCTCACCTTCATGATGATCGACGAGGACGGTGACAAGGCGCGCGCCCACCAACGCGATTTCATGGCAGAACGCGGGCTCGACATCACCACCGCGCCGGAAGACGTGGTCGCCAAGGCTACTGAGCGTCACTTCGTCGGCAGCCCGGACGACGTCGCCGAGCAAGTTCAGTCGCGCATCCTCGACCACGGAATCGACGGAGTGGTCATCAACCTCATCACCAACGGCAACGAGCCCGGAATCGTCGACCTGGCCGGCCGCACACTCGGACCGCTGGTGGGTAAGAAGTAG